The following coding sequences are from one Streptomyces sp. NBC_01294 window:
- a CDS encoding SDR family NAD(P)-dependent oxidoreductase, whose protein sequence is MTTVPTTVLITGASAGLGAAFARGFAAKGCDLVLVARDKDRLDAVAEELGRLYGTVSEVLPADLLDAGDCAAVAARLADRARPVDILVNNAGFGLPAPFPYSPVEDEERMLDLLVKVPLRLTHAVLPGLRERRRGAVLNVSSVAGLLPTGTYGAAKAWITAFSESLRVDMEPYGVRVLAVVPGFTRTEFQERAGMDVSALRDAVWLEPEAVVAQALKDLVLRRPLSITGRRYRAYALAARHLPRTFVARRMARTRRAPADRPDGN, encoded by the coding sequence GTGACGACCGTACCGACCACCGTACTGATCACAGGCGCCAGCGCCGGACTGGGCGCGGCCTTCGCCCGGGGCTTCGCGGCCAAGGGCTGCGACCTGGTCCTCGTCGCCCGCGACAAGGACCGGCTCGACGCTGTCGCCGAGGAACTGGGCCGCCTGTACGGCACCGTGTCCGAGGTGCTGCCCGCCGACCTGCTGGACGCGGGGGACTGCGCGGCGGTCGCCGCGCGGCTCGCCGACCGGGCCCGGCCCGTGGACATCCTGGTCAACAACGCGGGCTTCGGACTGCCCGCGCCCTTCCCGTACAGCCCGGTCGAGGACGAGGAGCGGATGCTCGACCTGCTGGTCAAGGTGCCGCTGCGGCTCACCCACGCCGTACTGCCGGGCCTGCGCGAGCGGCGCCGGGGCGCGGTCCTCAACGTCTCCTCGGTGGCCGGACTCCTGCCGACCGGGACGTACGGGGCCGCCAAGGCCTGGATCACCGCGTTCAGCGAGTCGCTCCGGGTGGACATGGAGCCGTACGGGGTCCGGGTCCTGGCCGTGGTCCCCGGCTTCACCCGCACCGAGTTCCAGGAACGCGCCGGGATGGACGTCAGCGCCCTGCGCGACGCGGTCTGGCTGGAACCGGAGGCGGTGGTCGCCCAGGCGCTGAAGGACCTCGTGCTGCGCCGCCCGCTCAGCATCACCGGCCGCCGCTACCGCGCGTACGCGCTCGCCGCCCGCCACCTCCCGCGCACGTTCGTGGCCCGCAGGATGGCCCGGACCCGGCGCGCTCCGGCAGACCGGCCGGACGGGAACTGA